In a single window of the Mus musculus strain C57BL/6J chromosome 6, GRCm38.p6 C57BL/6J genome:
- the Vmn1r23 gene encoding vomeronasal 1 receptor 23, whose protein sequence is MSSIKNVLFIQSGLGVLANMFLLIFYILIILGHRPKPMDLISCQLSFVHIMMLLTAGDNWFTDLFESLNIKNDFICKAAFYTSRVMRGLSMGITCLLSVFQAVTISPSTSLLTKFKHKLKNYIIYAVFYICFFNFSINSHMIVYVGGFNNVSKTNQMRITKTCSHFPMNNIIKELILTVITLKDVFLVGVMLTTSIYMVIILYRHQRKCKHLHSIRHLRASPEKKATQTILLLVVFFVVMYWVDLIISSTSVLLWMYDPVILTVQKFVVNAYPTITPLVQISSDKRIINVLKNLWLKCHQTV, encoded by the coding sequence ATGTCTTCAATCAAGAATGTTCTTTTTATCCAATCTGGACTTGGAGTCCTAGCCAATATGTTTCTGCTGATTTTCTATATTCTCATAATCCTAGGTCACAGACCTAAGCCCATGGACCTGATCTCATGTCAATTATCCTTCGTTCACATAATGATGTTACTCACTGCAGGAGATAATTGGTTTACAGACTTATTTGAGTCACTGAACATTAAGAATGACTTCATATGTAAGGCAGCTTTTTACACTAGTAGGGTGATGAGAGGACTCTCTATGGGCATCACATGCCTCCTGAGTGTGTTCCAGGCTGTCACTATCAGTCCCAGTACCTCACTGTTGACAAAATTTAAACATAAACTAAAAAACTACATTATCTATGctgttttctatatttgtttttttaatttctcgATAAATAGTCACATGATAGTCTATGTTGGTGGTTTTAACAATGTGAGTAAGACCAACCAGATGAGAATCACTAAAACCTGTTCACATTTTCCCATGAACAACATCATCAAGGAATTGATTTTAACAGTGATAACTTTaaaagatgtgtttcttgtaggaGTCATGCTGACCACAAGTATATACATGGTGATTATCTTGTATagacatcaaagaaaatgcaagcatCTTCATAGCATCAGGCACCTGAGAGCATCCCCTGAGAAAAAGGCCACACAGACCATCCTGCTGCTGGTGGTTTTCTTTGTGGTCATGTACTGGGTAGACCTCATCATCTCATCCACCTCAGTCCTGTTGTGGATGTATGACCCAGTCATCCTGACTGTTCAGAAGTTTGTGGTGAATGCCTATCCCACAATAACTCCTTTGGTACAAATCAGTTCTGATAAGAGAATAATCAATGTGCTGAAAAACTTGTGGCTAAAATGCCACCAGACTGTTTAA